The following proteins come from a genomic window of Pirellula staleyi DSM 6068:
- a CDS encoding prepilin-type N-terminal cleavage/methylation domain-containing protein, which yields MKRRVRNSGFTLVEVLIVVVIMAILAATIIPQFSDSTKDAKAATTKFNLHTLRSQIELYKTHHDGALPSATLVELTQSTNAAGTAGTGAAFPYGPYMRELPANPFTNSTTITVVENDPAEAGDVTEGGGWLYNEETGGVWVDHADYVTE from the coding sequence ATGAAGCGTCGTGTAAGAAACTCCGGTTTCACGCTGGTGGAAGTTCTGATTGTGGTGGTGATCATGGCGATTCTCGCTGCGACCATCATTCCGCAGTTCTCCGATTCCACCAAAGATGCGAAAGCGGCGACTACAAAGTTCAATCTGCATACGCTCCGTTCGCAGATCGAGCTCTACAAAACACATCACGATGGTGCGTTGCCTTCAGCGACGCTCGTCGAACTCACGCAAAGCACCAACGCTGCCGGTACCGCCGGCACCGGAGCTGCTTTCCCTTACGGGCCCTACATGCGTGAGCTTCCAGCCAACCCGTTCACCAACAGCACAACGATCACCGTGGTGGAAAACGACCCGGCCGAAGCTGGCGACGTGACCGAAGGTGGCGGATGGCTCTATAACGAAGAGACGGGCGGTGTGTGGGTCGACCACGCCGACTACGTCACTGAATAG
- a CDS encoding redox-sensing transcriptional repressor Rex: MSDAKDKPDELSADTTVPKAVVSRLSLYLRELQRLTREGEETTSSTQLGRLLGFTDAQVRKDLAYFGQFGYPGIGYRCHELIHAIKQILGTNQPWPLALVGLGNLGRALTNYKGFGSQGFQLCAAFDIDPTKVGQTIDGIPIFHHDDIARIVKEKNIRLAIVAVPATAAQGVADALVAAGIEGILNFAPVTLGLPKEIHTVGVDLAIELEQLSFAVVSRQAKNG; the protein is encoded by the coding sequence GTGAGCGACGCGAAAGATAAGCCCGACGAGCTTTCAGCCGACACGACCGTTCCCAAAGCGGTGGTGAGTCGGCTGAGCTTGTATCTTCGCGAACTACAGCGACTCACGCGTGAAGGGGAAGAGACCACCAGCAGCACCCAGCTCGGGCGTTTGCTCGGTTTCACCGATGCTCAGGTGCGGAAAGATCTCGCCTACTTCGGTCAGTTTGGCTATCCGGGCATTGGCTACCGCTGTCACGAGTTGATCCACGCGATCAAACAAATCTTGGGCACCAATCAGCCGTGGCCCCTAGCACTCGTAGGCCTGGGTAACCTGGGTCGCGCGCTCACCAACTACAAAGGGTTTGGTAGCCAAGGCTTTCAGCTTTGTGCGGCGTTTGATATCGATCCCACCAAAGTGGGCCAAACGATCGATGGGATACCGATTTTTCATCACGACGACATTGCCCGGATCGTGAAGGAAAAGAACATCCGCCTGGCGATTGTCGCCGTGCCTGCCACTGCCGCTCAAGGTGTGGCCGATGCGCTCGTGGCGGCCGGGATCGAGGGGATTCTGAACTTTGCCCCGGTCACCTTGGGGCTCCCCAAAGAGATTCACACCGTTGGGGTCGATTTGGCCATCGAACTCGAGCAGCTTTCATTTGCCGTCGTTTCGCGACAAGCGAAGAATGGCTAA
- a CDS encoding sigma-70 family RNA polymerase sigma factor has protein sequence MSAACRSGSQQDWPEINVSPLEWATWLFAHALPGTWASVDQPRPARALASTATGEIASGSASGEIDLSKIESGLVARAKLGDADAFRDLVELHQQAIGQQMWRFSRQKEEWETLVHDVFVEAFLSLPRYRSEAPLVHWLRKIAVRVGYRFWKQKQQARSRQTEPLNDLADGRASATEPLDQQEQADRLHAVLAQLSPRDRLVITLLYLDERSTIEVAELTGMSRTLVKVQAFRARAKLKRLLAEESPT, from the coding sequence ATGTCGGCAGCGTGTCGCTCTGGCAGCCAGCAAGACTGGCCTGAAATCAACGTAAGTCCGCTCGAGTGGGCTACTTGGCTCTTTGCGCACGCGCTTCCGGGAACCTGGGCTTCCGTCGATCAGCCTCGGCCTGCGCGGGCACTAGCCAGCACAGCCACCGGCGAGATCGCCTCCGGTTCAGCGTCGGGCGAGATCGACCTGAGCAAAATCGAATCGGGGCTGGTCGCGCGGGCCAAACTGGGAGACGCCGATGCGTTTCGCGATTTGGTCGAGCTGCATCAGCAGGCGATCGGTCAGCAGATGTGGCGGTTCAGCCGCCAGAAAGAGGAGTGGGAAACGCTAGTTCACGACGTTTTTGTAGAGGCATTCCTAAGTTTGCCGCGATATCGTAGTGAAGCGCCGCTGGTGCATTGGCTACGCAAGATTGCCGTTCGCGTCGGGTATCGGTTTTGGAAACAGAAGCAGCAGGCCCGAAGTCGTCAGACCGAGCCGCTAAACGATCTGGCCGACGGCCGCGCTAGCGCCACCGAGCCACTCGATCAGCAGGAGCAAGCCGATCGACTCCATGCGGTGCTGGCCCAGCTTTCCCCTCGCGATCGTTTAGTGATCACGCTGCTGTATCTCGATGAACGAAGTACGATAGAAGTTGCCGAATTAACCGGAATGAGTCGCACGCTTGTAAAAGTGCAGGCCTTCCGAGCCCGAGCCAAATTGAAACGCCTCCTCGCTGAGGAGTCTCCCACATGA
- a CDS encoding c-type cytochrome, with translation MGLFALVAAWSQISAAEPQAPAVSIPKVLRPGWKLQLIAAEPDIVTPTALAILPTGEVLVVESHTHFPPKDYAGPKADRIWLFADFDAATGKPATRQLFFEGSVHTMGLAVEPSGAVLVATRNEIFRLSDQNHDRAADETLEKRQTLVRLETAGNYPHNGLSGFAVDGNGTIFFGFGENLGATYTLHGTDGSKLTGGGEGGNVYSCDRAGGKLTLVATGFWNPFHLCLNAQGQLFTVDNDPDSRPPCRLLHVIEGGDYGFRFRHGRKGVSPLTAWNGELPGTLPMIAGTGEAPCAVLSPVSDAWQPAQQTLLVTSWGDHRIEAYDLMPRGASYGSTMKPMVVGDDQFRPVGMAEAADGSIFISDWVDRSYQLHGKGRIWRLVPDKLAPVKPRVQAPPVALLGIPQFGNISVEELLSSSDPFMATQATTIMAKEIAAGRSELVSALKKQSSAARQGEVENLVTRAPAWVKLLGSCGDELLATQALTAGISSKNPRAQVSAGLALAARRDQAQMPMATELLERAQDRATFEVALALLAILQGDPAADPKKEASVQPLVARVALDPATSSLVRKLAFRSLEPTNAETTLAKLEPWVASQELDVALEAVAAIRDRRDNDAHTYLQKLATDVSQHGSLRAAAAMGLHADVAEDRSLLVALATDDEPQVAAIARRVLRGNITPEELAKTGLVASDFARPADHPQEDLASAWTEFASLTGDPRRGELLFVHQQVTQCAKCHQYRGRGGKLGPDLTAWGLTGDAAQNRRRLVESIIEPSREIAPQFSPWLMQLEDGRVISGILVAEEVDGTQQYADTAGKIHRLHPRDIFDKKPSPISIMPKGLARELTRQELADLIAFLSQSAESASHEKGRE, from the coding sequence TTGGGACTCTTCGCCCTTGTTGCTGCCTGGTCGCAGATTTCGGCCGCCGAGCCGCAGGCACCTGCGGTTTCGATACCCAAGGTTCTCAGGCCGGGCTGGAAGCTGCAGCTGATTGCCGCCGAACCCGACATTGTGACCCCCACGGCGCTTGCCATTTTGCCCACCGGAGAGGTGCTGGTGGTGGAAAGTCACACGCACTTTCCTCCCAAGGATTACGCGGGGCCCAAGGCCGACCGCATCTGGCTGTTTGCCGATTTTGATGCCGCGACCGGTAAGCCCGCAACTCGCCAACTGTTCTTCGAGGGCTCGGTGCACACGATGGGGCTCGCCGTCGAACCATCGGGAGCAGTGCTCGTGGCGACGCGGAATGAAATCTTCAGGCTGAGCGATCAGAACCACGACCGGGCGGCTGATGAGACGCTCGAAAAACGTCAGACCTTGGTGCGACTCGAAACTGCTGGCAACTATCCCCATAACGGACTTTCCGGATTTGCTGTCGATGGCAACGGCACCATCTTCTTTGGTTTCGGCGAGAACTTGGGGGCGACCTACACGCTGCATGGCACCGATGGTTCGAAGCTGACCGGTGGCGGCGAAGGGGGAAACGTCTACAGCTGCGATCGGGCAGGGGGCAAGTTGACGCTCGTGGCGACCGGTTTCTGGAACCCGTTTCATCTTTGTTTGAATGCCCAGGGGCAGCTGTTCACGGTCGATAACGACCCGGATAGTCGGCCCCCTTGTCGACTGCTGCATGTGATTGAAGGAGGCGACTACGGTTTTCGGTTTCGACATGGACGTAAAGGTGTTTCGCCCCTTACGGCATGGAATGGCGAGTTGCCCGGCACACTGCCCATGATTGCAGGAACCGGGGAAGCTCCTTGCGCGGTTCTCTCGCCTGTGAGTGACGCGTGGCAACCAGCACAGCAAACGCTGCTGGTGACGAGTTGGGGCGATCATCGAATCGAAGCCTACGACCTGATGCCGCGCGGGGCATCGTATGGGTCGACGATGAAACCGATGGTGGTGGGTGACGATCAGTTCCGGCCGGTCGGCATGGCTGAAGCAGCTGATGGCTCGATCTTCATTAGCGACTGGGTCGATCGTTCGTATCAGCTGCACGGCAAAGGGCGGATTTGGCGACTTGTGCCCGACAAGCTCGCGCCGGTGAAGCCCCGTGTGCAGGCACCGCCAGTAGCACTGCTGGGGATTCCGCAGTTTGGGAACATCTCGGTGGAAGAACTGCTCTCGAGCAGCGATCCGTTCATGGCGACGCAAGCGACAACGATCATGGCCAAGGAAATTGCCGCTGGACGTTCGGAGTTGGTGAGCGCGCTAAAGAAGCAAAGTAGCGCTGCGCGACAGGGGGAGGTAGAAAACCTGGTAACGCGCGCGCCTGCCTGGGTGAAGTTGCTCGGCAGCTGTGGCGACGAACTACTGGCAACTCAAGCACTTACAGCAGGGATCTCGAGTAAAAACCCACGCGCGCAAGTTAGCGCGGGACTTGCGCTAGCCGCGCGTCGCGACCAAGCGCAAATGCCGATGGCGACAGAGCTTCTCGAGCGCGCGCAAGATCGCGCGACGTTTGAGGTCGCGCTCGCGCTGCTGGCGATCCTCCAGGGCGATCCAGCGGCTGATCCCAAAAAAGAAGCCTCGGTGCAACCACTCGTGGCGCGCGTGGCACTCGATCCTGCCACCTCTTCGCTGGTGCGTAAACTTGCGTTTCGTTCGCTCGAGCCAACCAATGCCGAAACGACTCTGGCCAAACTCGAGCCGTGGGTTGCTTCGCAGGAGCTCGACGTCGCGCTCGAAGCGGTCGCTGCCATTCGTGATCGGCGCGACAACGATGCTCACACTTACCTCCAAAAACTGGCGACCGATGTTTCGCAGCATGGTTCCTTGCGCGCTGCGGCGGCGATGGGTTTGCATGCCGATGTGGCTGAAGATCGCTCGCTGCTCGTCGCGCTTGCCACCGATGACGAGCCACAAGTGGCTGCCATCGCGCGGCGTGTGTTGCGTGGCAACATTACTCCCGAGGAACTCGCCAAAACCGGCCTCGTCGCGAGTGACTTCGCGCGGCCAGCCGATCATCCGCAAGAAGATCTGGCAAGTGCCTGGACAGAGTTCGCTTCGCTCACGGGCGACCCGAGGCGTGGCGAATTGCTCTTCGTGCATCAGCAAGTCACGCAGTGCGCCAAGTGTCATCAGTATCGTGGTCGCGGTGGCAAGCTTGGCCCCGATCTCACTGCTTGGGGACTCACCGGTGATGCTGCGCAGAATCGTCGACGGCTCGTGGAGTCGATCATCGAACCATCGCGCGAAATTGCGCCGCAGTTTTCTCCGTGGCTGATGCAACTCGAAGATGGCCGCGTGATTAGCGGCATTCTCGTTGCGGAAGAAGTCGACGGTACTCAGCAGTATGCCGATACCGCTGGCAAGATTCACCGCCTGCACCCGCGCGATATTTTCGACAAAAAGCCTTCGCCGATTTCGATCATGCCCAAAGGGCTCGCGCGGGAACTAACGCGTCAAGAACTGGCGGATTTGATCGCGTTTCTCTCGCAGTCCGCAGAGAGCGCGAGTCACGAAAAAGGCCGCGAGTAA
- a CDS encoding FKBP-type peptidyl-prolyl cis-trans isomerase → MFRSVVPAWSLVALLAVSQVALAQQAAPVPSNQMKTVKEQASYAIGLNIGSDLKSEAAELDVEALVRGLKDSLAGAKPALSEEQIQAAMKVFVGELQAKAAEKAKGAADKNAKEGAAFLAANKTKQGVKTTASGLQYQVLKAGTGASPKATSTVKTHYHGTLIDGTVFDSSVDRGEPAQFPVNRVIPGWTEALQMMKVGDKWRLFLPSELAYGERGAGDDIGPNSVLVFEVELIDIVQ, encoded by the coding sequence ATGTTCCGCTCTGTTGTGCCCGCCTGGTCGTTGGTGGCCCTGCTGGCTGTTTCTCAAGTTGCACTTGCTCAGCAAGCTGCCCCAGTACCGAGTAATCAAATGAAGACCGTGAAAGAACAAGCGAGCTACGCGATCGGGCTCAATATCGGAAGCGACCTGAAGTCGGAAGCTGCTGAGCTCGATGTCGAAGCACTCGTGCGTGGCCTGAAGGACTCGCTTGCTGGTGCTAAACCAGCTTTGAGCGAAGAGCAAATTCAAGCTGCGATGAAGGTGTTTGTGGGCGAACTGCAAGCCAAGGCTGCCGAAAAAGCCAAGGGTGCTGCCGACAAGAACGCTAAAGAAGGCGCCGCATTCCTGGCCGCCAACAAAACCAAGCAAGGTGTGAAGACGACTGCCTCGGGTCTGCAGTACCAAGTGCTGAAGGCTGGCACGGGCGCATCGCCGAAGGCAACCAGCACCGTGAAGACACACTACCACGGCACGCTGATCGATGGCACCGTGTTCGACAGCAGTGTCGATCGTGGCGAACCAGCTCAGTTCCCTGTGAATCGCGTGATTCCAGGTTGGACCGAAGCGCTGCAAATGATGAAGGTGGGCGATAAGTGGCGTCTGTTCCTGCCATCGGAACTCGCTTACGGCGAGCGTGGCGCTGGTGATGATATCGGCCCGAACTCGGTGCTGGTATTCGAAGTGGAACTGATCGACATCGTTCAGTAG
- a CDS encoding uracil-DNA glycosylase yields MDELVTRKLLLQSLESLARAGVDQLQRGVPLGVLPAPAATAARPDSPAASMPLPSPPAATADRPMPTRLAAPTPPPFEPRLAVPATSDLEPVMAKKSAAKSAACASLDDLKAEVAGCKLCKELARTRKQTVFGIGNPQPRVVIFGEAPGADEDRTGEPFVGRAGQLLTKIIEACGWKREEVYILNVLKCRPPDNRTPVEEEIENCRPFFERQIELLAPEYIVCVGTVPSQALLRTKEPVGRLRGRFHEYNGRSVLVTYHPSYLLRNPSAKKFVWDDMQMLLKKMGIEPPKSK; encoded by the coding sequence ATGGACGAACTTGTTACGCGAAAACTGCTGCTCCAATCGCTCGAGTCGCTCGCTCGGGCAGGGGTGGATCAATTGCAGCGTGGCGTTCCGTTGGGGGTTCTGCCGGCGCCGGCGGCAACTGCTGCTCGGCCCGATTCGCCTGCCGCGAGCATGCCACTGCCAAGCCCACCTGCTGCCACAGCCGACCGGCCGATGCCGACGCGATTGGCCGCACCTACTCCGCCCCCTTTCGAACCGCGTTTGGCGGTCCCTGCAACCAGCGATTTGGAACCTGTGATGGCCAAAAAATCGGCGGCAAAGTCGGCTGCCTGTGCGAGTCTCGACGATCTGAAGGCGGAAGTGGCAGGGTGTAAGCTCTGCAAAGAACTGGCCCGCACGCGCAAGCAAACTGTGTTTGGGATCGGCAATCCTCAGCCCCGCGTCGTGATTTTTGGCGAAGCTCCAGGTGCCGATGAGGATCGAACGGGCGAGCCATTTGTCGGGCGAGCTGGTCAGCTGCTCACGAAGATCATCGAAGCTTGCGGCTGGAAGCGCGAAGAGGTGTATATCCTGAACGTGCTGAAGTGCCGTCCCCCTGATAACCGGACACCGGTGGAAGAAGAGATTGAAAACTGCCGCCCCTTCTTCGAGCGGCAAATCGAGCTGCTTGCGCCGGAGTATATCGTCTGCGTGGGGACGGTTCCGAGCCAAGCGCTCCTGCGGACGAAAGAGCCGGTCGGACGTTTGCGCGGAAGGTTCCACGAGTACAACGGGCGCTCGGTGCTGGTGACCTATCACCCGTCGTATTTGCTCCGTAATCCGTCGGCCAAGAAGTTCGTGTGGGACGACATGCAAATGCTGCTGAAGAAGATGGGAATCGAGCCACCCAAGAGCAAGTAG
- the der gene encoding ribosome biogenesis GTPase Der produces the protein MRVPQVVIVGRPNVGKSSLLNWLAGKRISIVDDTAGVTRDRITYLMEEEGRFFELVDTGGIGIVDCDNLTKQVEQQIEIAIESADLVLFVVDTRSGILPLDEEVAKRLRYIDKPIVCVANKADHDAIDCQADEFYKLGRGKLVRVSTLQNRNKDELLHMILERLPKPDDLEESPEEPIMKVAICGRRNTGKSTFVNTLARAERVIVSEVAGTTRDSIDVRFELDGKTFMAIDTPGLRRNRSVRTDIDFYSTHRAQRSIRRADVVLLFFDCKQRLSKVDKQLCKYIADNYRPCIFVVNKWDLLYGQMPTERWVDYLRDNFPTMWHVPIAFVTGQTGKNVKALLNHAQMLYKQSLERVSTAQLNKLIRAAMERHPPAMHGSMRPKIYFGTQVGTQPPTIVLMCNEPKAFQPAYRRYLLSILRDHLSFGEVPIKLYLQKRRSTVGKPEDPDLSMTDETVADADELLALGESLDPEAELLTDEFETFDEE, from the coding sequence ATGCGTGTTCCCCAGGTGGTGATTGTCGGCCGACCCAATGTGGGAAAATCGAGTCTCCTTAATTGGCTCGCCGGCAAACGTATTTCAATTGTTGATGACACCGCGGGTGTAACGCGCGATCGCATCACGTACTTAATGGAAGAGGAAGGTCGCTTCTTCGAACTCGTCGATACCGGCGGTATCGGCATCGTCGACTGCGATAACCTCACCAAGCAAGTCGAACAGCAGATCGAAATCGCGATCGAGTCGGCTGATCTCGTCCTCTTTGTGGTCGACACTCGCTCCGGCATTCTTCCGCTCGATGAAGAGGTTGCAAAACGCCTGCGCTACATCGATAAGCCGATCGTCTGCGTCGCTAACAAAGCCGACCACGACGCAATCGATTGCCAGGCCGATGAGTTCTACAAACTCGGGCGCGGCAAGTTGGTGCGCGTCAGTACGTTGCAGAATCGCAACAAAGACGAACTGCTGCACATGATTCTCGAGCGTCTTCCCAAACCGGACGATCTCGAAGAGTCCCCCGAAGAGCCGATCATGAAGGTCGCGATCTGCGGCCGTCGAAACACCGGCAAAAGCACGTTTGTCAACACACTGGCGCGTGCTGAACGAGTGATCGTTAGCGAAGTTGCCGGAACAACGCGCGACAGCATCGACGTTCGCTTCGAACTCGATGGCAAAACGTTCATGGCGATCGATACTCCCGGTTTACGACGCAATCGGAGTGTCCGCACCGATATCGATTTCTACAGCACGCACCGCGCCCAGCGCAGCATTCGCCGGGCCGACGTCGTGCTGCTGTTCTTCGATTGCAAACAGCGGCTCAGCAAAGTCGACAAGCAGCTTTGCAAATACATCGCCGATAACTATCGCCCCTGCATCTTCGTGGTGAACAAGTGGGACTTGCTCTACGGTCAGATGCCAACCGAACGTTGGGTCGATTATCTTCGCGATAATTTTCCAACGATGTGGCACGTGCCGATTGCGTTCGTCACCGGTCAAACGGGCAAGAACGTGAAAGCGCTCCTCAATCACGCGCAGATGCTCTACAAGCAATCGCTCGAGCGCGTCAGCACAGCTCAGCTCAACAAGTTGATCCGCGCTGCGATGGAACGTCATCCACCCGCCATGCACGGCAGCATGCGTCCGAAGATCTACTTCGGTACGCAGGTCGGCACGCAGCCTCCCACTATCGTGCTGATGTGCAACGAGCCGAAGGCGTTTCAGCCCGCGTATCGCCGCTATCTGCTGAGCATCCTGCGCGATCACCTCAGCTTTGGGGAAGTTCCTATCAAGCTCTATCTCCAGAAACGTCGCAGCACCGTCGGTAAGCCGGAAGATCCCGATCTTTCGATGACCGACGAAACTGTCGCCGACGCCGATGAATTGCTGGCGCTAGGAGAATCGCTCGATCCCGAGGCAGAGCTCCTGACCGACGAATTCGAGACGTTCGACGAAGAGTAA
- the ald gene encoding alanine dehydrogenase: MIIGVPREIKRDEYRVAMLPVGVEELTAAGHQVLIEAGAGLGSGLADHEYLEAGAKLVASADEIFAAADLIVKVKEPLAEEWPKIRPGQIVFTYFHFAASRPLTEAMLASGSICLAYETLRDAQNRLPLLTPMSEVAGRMSIQEGAKYLERPQMGRGILLAGVPGVAPAHVTVLGGGIVGANAARIAAGFQADVTILDVNMDRLRYLDDVMPPNVNVLFSDRHTIRSELKLADLVIGAVLIPGARAPRLVARKDLRFMKPGSVLIDVAIDQGGCFETSRPTTHSDPVYLEEDVLHYCVTNMPGAVGRTSTFALCNVTLPWVAMVAASGIEKALAKSPPLVTALNICEGRVTNQAVAETFGFAYSP; encoded by the coding sequence ATGATCATCGGCGTTCCCCGCGAAATCAAACGGGACGAGTATCGCGTGGCGATGCTCCCCGTGGGTGTTGAAGAACTCACAGCTGCTGGCCATCAAGTCCTGATCGAAGCTGGCGCTGGACTCGGCAGTGGACTGGCCGATCACGAGTATCTCGAGGCGGGTGCCAAGCTCGTGGCATCAGCCGACGAGATCTTCGCAGCTGCCGATCTGATCGTGAAAGTGAAAGAGCCACTCGCTGAAGAGTGGCCCAAGATTCGCCCGGGGCAGATTGTTTTCACTTACTTTCACTTCGCCGCAAGTCGTCCTCTCACCGAGGCGATGCTCGCCAGCGGTTCGATCTGTCTGGCTTACGAAACGCTGCGCGACGCCCAAAATCGCTTGCCTCTGCTCACCCCCATGAGCGAAGTCGCCGGTCGGATGAGCATTCAAGAAGGGGCCAAGTATCTCGAGCGTCCGCAAATGGGACGTGGCATTTTGCTCGCCGGAGTGCCTGGCGTCGCGCCTGCCCATGTCACGGTGCTCGGCGGTGGAATCGTCGGCGCAAACGCAGCTCGCATCGCGGCCGGTTTTCAGGCCGACGTTACGATCCTCGACGTCAACATGGATCGCCTCCGCTATCTCGACGATGTGATGCCGCCGAATGTGAATGTCCTCTTCAGCGACCGACATACGATTCGTAGCGAATTGAAGCTGGCCGACCTCGTGATTGGGGCGGTGCTCATTCCCGGCGCTCGCGCCCCACGACTCGTCGCGCGAAAAGATCTCCGCTTCATGAAGCCCGGCAGTGTGCTGATTGATGTCGCGATCGATCAGGGGGGCTGTTTTGAAACGAGCCGACCGACGACACACAGCGACCCGGTCTACCTGGAAGAAGATGTGCTGCACTACTGCGTGACGAACATGCCCGGCGCTGTCGGACGGACGAGCACGTTTGCCCTTTGCAATGTCACGCTTCCCTGGGTGGCGATGGTCGCAGCCAGCGGCATCGAGAAAGCCCTCGCAAAATCTCCGCCACTTGTAACCGCCCTCAATATTTGCGAGGGACGCGTTACGAATCAGGCGGTTGCAGAGACCTTTGGATTTGCGTACTCGCCGTAA
- the mtnA gene encoding S-methyl-5-thioribose-1-phosphate isomerase, with translation MKSPLETIRWQGEASGTLTLIDQTLLPLEIKELDCHDVESVWEAIKQLRVRGAPAIGIAAAYGLVLGLQDVAMKDSAEFMARLDELHAFLASSRPTAVNLFWALDRMRRRATQLASQPSGKVIHLALLEEARAIHDEDRQLCRAIGKHGSPLIAAGSGILTHCNAGGLATAEYGTALSIMFTCQDEGKPIHVFVDETRPLLQGARLTAFELVQRGIRATLICDSMAAQVMREGKVQAVIVGADRITANGDTANKIGTYSVATLAKAHGIPFYVAAPTTTFDLTLETGEGIPIEQRSGTEITHGFGRQTAPAGVEVYNPAFDVTPAELITGIVTERGVISPVTRDNVVALVAPALATP, from the coding sequence ATGAAGAGCCCGCTCGAGACGATTCGCTGGCAAGGTGAAGCCAGTGGAACACTCACGCTGATCGATCAAACCCTGCTGCCGCTCGAAATCAAAGAACTCGATTGCCACGATGTCGAGTCGGTTTGGGAAGCGATCAAGCAGCTGCGTGTGCGCGGCGCTCCTGCGATTGGAATTGCTGCCGCTTATGGCCTCGTGCTCGGCCTGCAAGATGTGGCAATGAAGGACTCGGCTGAGTTCATGGCGCGGCTCGATGAGCTGCACGCGTTCCTGGCTTCGAGCCGTCCCACCGCGGTAAATTTGTTTTGGGCTCTCGACCGGATGCGCCGCCGCGCTACACAGCTCGCTTCACAGCCCTCGGGCAAAGTGATTCATTTAGCGCTGCTCGAAGAGGCCCGCGCAATTCACGACGAAGATCGCCAGCTCTGCCGCGCGATTGGCAAGCATGGTTCGCCACTCATCGCCGCTGGTTCGGGCATTTTGACCCACTGCAACGCTGGTGGCCTTGCGACCGCAGAATACGGCACCGCCCTCTCGATCATGTTTACTTGCCAGGACGAAGGGAAGCCGATCCACGTCTTCGTCGATGAAACTCGGCCGCTGCTGCAAGGGGCTCGTCTCACCGCCTTTGAACTCGTGCAGCGGGGAATCCGCGCCACGCTGATCTGCGATTCGATGGCGGCCCAGGTGATGCGCGAAGGGAAGGTGCAGGCGGTGATTGTCGGAGCAGATCGCATCACTGCCAACGGCGATACTGCCAACAAGATTGGGACCTACAGCGTGGCGACACTCGCCAAAGCACACGGGATTCCCTTCTATGTCGCAGCCCCCACGACCACCTTCGATCTCACGCTCGAAACAGGCGAGGGAATTCCGATCGAACAGCGCTCGGGGACCGAGATCACCCACGGTTTTGGCCGTCAAACAGCGCCGGCGGGTGTCGAAGTCTACAACCCGGCCTTCGACGTCACTCCTGCGGAACTGATCACCGGCATTGTGACCGAGCGGGGCGTGATCTCCCCCGTGACGCGCGACAATGTCGTGGCGCTAGTCGCACCCGCGCTGGCCACTCCTTAG
- a CDS encoding nuclear scaffold p76, producing the protein MATLVETFKAAEAFKREGKILEAIDKYKELLAQDDSHVLSHLTLAVLYGKVGQHELAVKHGERACELEPTDKFNFTALSTTYQKAFEATQDRAFIFKAEEAKTRANTMEWQR; encoded by the coding sequence ATGGCAACGCTTGTAGAAACTTTTAAGGCGGCTGAAGCTTTCAAACGCGAAGGCAAAATTCTGGAAGCGATCGATAAGTACAAAGAGCTGCTGGCGCAAGACGATTCGCACGTTTTGTCGCATCTCACGCTGGCTGTACTCTACGGTAAAGTGGGACAGCACGAGCTTGCCGTTAAGCATGGCGAGCGCGCTTGCGAACTCGAGCCGACCGACAAGTTCAACTTCACTGCGCTCAGCACGACCTATCAAAAAGCGTTTGAAGCGACGCAAGATCGCGCCTTCATCTTCAAAGCCGAAGAGGCCAAAACCCGCGCTAACACGATGGAATGGCAGCGCTAG